The sequence GCGGGGCGCTGCGTATTTACTTCGAGGGAAAATCGGGGTCCTGCTTATAATTTATCCAGGAATTGTATTATTCCGACATCGCTCTTTACATTAGAATGCTAGGCTACTCAAAGCTTCGTGGCTTTCTGGTCTCTGGGCTGGTGACGTTTTAGGTTGTCAAGTTTAGTTGGTAATGCCTCGTATTCTCGTCATTGATGATGATCCGGCGATCGCCGAGCTTGTTTCCGTCAATCTGGAGATGGCAGGCTACGACGTTAATCAGGCTGGAGATGGCATCAAGGGTCAAGCCCTGGCGGTGCAACTGCTGCCAGATCTGATCATGCTTGACCTCATGCTGCCTAAGGTAGACGGCCTTACCGTTTGCCAGCGGATTCGCCGCGATCGCCGCACCGCCGACATTCCGGTGCTCATGCTTACAGCTCTGGGGCAAACCCAAGACAAAGTAGACGGCTTTAACGCTGGGGCCGATGACTATCTGACCAAGCCCTTCGAACTCGACGAAATGTTGGCCCGAGTGCGGGCCCTTTTGCGCCGCACCGATCGCATTCCCCAGGCGGCTAAGCACAGCGAAATTCTTAATTATGGCCCTCTGACTTTGATACCAGAGCGCTATGAGGCCATTTGGTTTGACGGCACCGTTAAGCTCACCCACCTAGAGTTTGAGCTGCTGCACTGCCTACTACAGCGCCACGGACAGACAGTGTCACCCAGCCAAATTTTGCAAGAGGTGTGGGGCTACGAACCTAACGACGACATTGAAACCATTCGCGTACACGTACGGCATTTGAGAACTAAGCTAGAACCCGATCCTCGCCATCCCAAGTTTATTAAAACCGTCTACGGGGCTGGGTATTGCCTGGAGTTACCTGCCGCTGCCGCCATCTAGCCATAACCACCCAGGAAACGGTTTCCCAGTCGTTGTCTAAGCAACCCTGTACCGACGGCTAGGTTGATGAAATAAATCCAAACAGCCCCAGATCTTCACGAAGATCTGGGGCTGTTTGGGACAGCAAGACCTGAGGCTATGCTTGCTCAAGTCCTGGAGTAGTGCTTAGTCGGCAGAAAACTGCATGGTGCCGCTATCAGAGGCCAGATCTACAAACAGGTCACCCCCCTGGAAGAAGTAAATGCCCGCATTGCCTAACGCTTCGACAAATTCACTGCCAATTGAACCCTCGGGGCAAGCGACGCGGGTGGTCGCAATGGGCTCTACCTCTAGGCGGCGATCGTCAGCCAGCGAGAACTGACCCTGGCCCCGATTACAGTCAGCCTGCACCAGTAGAGTGCCATCTTCTAAAAACTCGGCGGTGTAGTTCTCCGGCGGGTCCGCAATCAGCAGCGTATCGTCGCTGAACTGGATCTGCTGAAGCTGCCAGACCGTACCAATCAGGGGAGGCGTAGGTGTGCCCGAAAACTGCATGGTGCCGCTGTCAAAGGCTAGGTCAATAAAAAGGTCGTCTCCCTGAAAGAAATAGAGGTTGGCGTTATTCATCGCCTGCAAAAACTGAGGTCCAATACTGCTCTCAGGGCAGGCTGCCAGGGTGGTTGGCCCCATCTGCACGCTGATCTGACTGTCGCCAGTTTCGGTAAAGGTCCCGATCGCGCGGTTGCAGTCGGCGCGCACAAACACCTGGCCGTCGTCGGCAAATTCAGCGGTGTAGTTTTGCGGTGGGTTAGCGGTCAACAGCGTGTCATCACTCATTTGAATTTGCTGGAGTTCCCACACAGTGCCAGTGAGGGGTGGCACTGCGGAGTCAGGGGTAGGAGCGACACAGGCCGTAGCGCTAGCCAAAGCCATAGCACCGGCCATAAGAGTCACAACAGAACGAGATAAACCCATAGGATCACCACACTATTAGAAAAATACGCAAGTAAACATGTACCTTAATTGAGCCCTAATATTAATGGGTTTTAGGCACCGATAGGACTCGCATTTCAACAGAATAAAACGAATAGCCAGAATCGCAAAATTATATTTTTTAATCTAATTCTTGAGAAGATATATTCAAATTTCTGTCAGTAAATTCCTATGGTTTTCATATTTTTATCTCTGCTGGACGACAACTGGATTTAACTAATAGCCTAGGCATAACCAGGCACAACCATTTCGGCTAGTTGGGTCAAAGAATA is a genomic window of Nodosilinea sp. E11 containing:
- a CDS encoding response regulator transcription factor, with amino-acid sequence MPRILVIDDDPAIAELVSVNLEMAGYDVNQAGDGIKGQALAVQLLPDLIMLDLMLPKVDGLTVCQRIRRDRRTADIPVLMLTALGQTQDKVDGFNAGADDYLTKPFELDEMLARVRALLRRTDRIPQAAKHSEILNYGPLTLIPERYEAIWFDGTVKLTHLEFELLHCLLQRHGQTVSPSQILQEVWGYEPNDDIETIRVHVRHLRTKLEPDPRHPKFIKTVYGAGYCLELPAAAAI
- a CDS encoding META domain-containing protein, with translation MGLSRSVVTLMAGAMALASATACVAPTPDSAVPPLTGTVWELQQIQMSDDTLLTANPPQNYTAEFADDGQVFVRADCNRAIGTFTETGDSQISVQMGPTTLAACPESSIGPQFLQAMNNANLYFFQGDDLFIDLAFDSGTMQFSGTPTPPLIGTVWQLQQIQFSDDTLLIADPPENYTAEFLEDGTLLVQADCNRGQGQFSLADDRRLEVEPIATTRVACPEGSIGSEFVEALGNAGIYFFQGGDLFVDLASDSGTMQFSAD